The Rhodopseudomonas julia DNA segment GCCGGTCTGGCCATAGAGGCTGTCGTTGCCGCCCCCGCCCCAAATCACATCGTCGCCGTCGCCACCATCGATATGGTCGCTGCCCGGCACGGCGCCACCGAAGATCGTATCGTTGCCGGCATTGCCGTTGACGATGTCGCTGCCGATGCCGGAGCCGATGAAATCGTTGCCTGCGCCGCCGTCGACGCGATCGTCGCCGCCGCCGGAAAAGAGCTTGTCGTCGCCATCCCCCCCAAGAAGCGTGTCATTGCCGGCGCCACGCCCACCGAAGAGGAGATCGCTGCCGGAGAAGCCGGAGAGGATGTCGGATCCCCCGCCCCCGAGGAGCACATTGTCGAGGCCGTTGCCGTTGATCACCTCATCGCCCGCGCCGCCGGCGGCATTCTCGATCTCGGCGCCATAGGCAACCGCCAGATTGTTGCTCATGCCGCCGATCGACGACCAGGCGCCTTCGCGCAAATCGATGACGGCGTTGTCGGCAAAGCCCGAGACATTCAACGTATCGATGCCGCCGCCGTCCCAGATCGTCACGATCGGCTCGGAATTGAGCGTGAAGTCGAAGACGGCATCATAGGAACCGAGACCCGCGGCGCCGAAGCCATAGGTCGTGTCGCCGGCGCGCGTGGCATAATCGGCGCCGTAGAGGTCCTGAATGGCGAGGATGTCATAGAGCATCGGCGTCTGGGCGTAATGCATGAGCCCGTCGGCGCCGACATGATTGGTGCCGCTGCCGTCCTCGTCGGCATCGAAATAGGACATGATGGTGAAGCGGCGCGTGTCTTCGGCGAATTCGGCAGCATCGGCATAGGTGACCGCCCCGCGGGCCGCATCATAGGTGCCGGGATGGCTCAACCCGAGCGAATGGCCGATCTCGTGGAGATAGGTGAGAAAGCCGTATTTGCCGTAGGCGATGTCGCTGTCGTCGTTGAGACTGCTCCAATGGCTGTTCAGCCAGACATCGGCGCTGATGAAGGAATCGTGGCCAGAGCCGAGACCATCATAGCGAAAGCTGTACGAGGTGTAGGTGCCGTTGCCCGAGGTGGTCGAACTCTCGCCGATCGAGATGCCGCCGCC contains these protein-coding regions:
- a CDS encoding M10 family metallopeptidase C-terminal domain-containing protein, which encodes MSFSSDETGFAAAAVESTGHGTGAGVAGATSSATVIDQLQTSWTHEASPSPISWAGHTITYSILSSASGSGEAAGFQPLSAYKAAMTDEAFALWDDLIAPDIVRTAAGGGISIGESSTTSGNGTYTSYSFRYDGLGSGHDSFISADVWLNSHWSSLNDDSDIAYGKYGFLTYLHEIGHSLGLSHPGTYDAARGAVTYADAAEFAEDTRRFTIMSYFDADEDGSGTNHVGADGLMHYAQTPMLYDILAIQDLYGADYATRAGDTTYGFGAAGLGSYDAVFDFTLNSEPIVTIWDGGGIDTLNVSGFADNAVIDLREGAWSSIGGMSNNLAVAYGAEIENAAGGAGDEVINGNGLDNVLLGGGGSDILSGFSGSDLLFGGRGAGNDTLLGGDGDDKLFSGGGDDRVDGGAGNDFIGSGIGSDIVNGNAGNDTIFGGAVPGSDHIDGGDGDDVIWGGGGNDSLYGQTGNDEIGAGGGNDVIDGGAGDDTLFGGAGNDTVTTGAGRDLVYGSGGDDVFIFGTDGDRDVYAAVSGNGHDVIDGFEVGTDVLDVSAYAGSFAELAFADTAAGLVITLAPDASVTLEDVTRAMLSEETFVF